One region of Primulina tabacum isolate GXHZ01 chromosome 1, ASM2559414v2, whole genome shotgun sequence genomic DNA includes:
- the LOC142527749 gene encoding nucleobase-ascorbate transporter 11 → MENRGEGRKGEQKGPVMPPKIEPFVPLQGHDPRELKSWAKRTGFVSTFSGETESMSSRRESVGRKNYENLGFEQGIDLEKGVLEKNGSVSPKIGIDPILGRTRNRGIEIEPVSGSGGRRVDDRNSAVTGEIETPGNRKAESNLGGTIGARLDEHKENVNGAVNVDGHGTVTNNLVVEQKKDDGNSGQQDATNVYTDGDDSGDAGIWHLSQKIKCGLRDNPGYVPLILYGLQHYLSLAGSLIFIPVIIVPAMGGTDRDTATVISTMLLLSGITTILHTYFGTRLPLVQGSSFVYLAPALVIMNSREFRNLTENRFRHIMKELQGAIIVGSIFQCILGFSGLVSLLLRYINPIVVAPTIASVGLAFFSYGFPQAAACVEISLPEILLVLIFTLYLRGISVFGHRIFRIYAVPLSVVIIWAYAFFLTAGGAYNYKGCSPNIPSSNILKDACVKHAYTMKHCRTDVSDAMRTAAWVRIPYPLQWGIPIFRLRTSIIMLAVSLVASIDSIGTYHTASIRINAEPPTPGVVSRGIGLEGFCSLLAGLWGSGTGSTTLTENVHAVDITKVGSRKVVEIGAIFLILFSFIGKVGALLASIPQALAAAVLCFIWALVVALGLSALQYTQAASFRNITIVGVSLFLGLSIPVYFQQYLPESSIILPSYLIPYSAASDGPVHSGSKEFDFAVNALLSMNMVVTFLIAFLLDNTVPGSRQERGVYIWSNTENVTTDPSSLSDYELPSKLSRCFRWAKCFGVQ, encoded by the exons ATGGAAAATAGGGGTGAAGGGAGAAAGGGTGAGCAAAAGGGGCCAGTTATGCCACCCAAGATTGAGCCTTTTGTGCCCCTACAAGGCCATGACCCGAGGGAGTTGAAATCTTGGGCTAAAAGGACGGGCTTTGTGTCAACTTTCTCGGGTGAGACTGAGAGTATGAGCAGCAGGAGGGAATCAGTTGGGAGGAAAAACTATGAGAATCTTGGTTTTGAACAAGGGATTGATTTGGAGAAGGGTGTTCTTGAAAAGAATGGATCTGTATCACCCAAAATTGGGATAGATCCTATTTTGGGGAGGACCAGGAACAGAGGGATTGAGATTGAACCAGTTTCGGGAAGTGGAGGTCGAAGGGTTGATGATCGGAATTCCGCAGTGACAGGTGAAATTGAGACTCCTGGGAATAGGAAGGCTGAGTCTAATTTGGGGGGTACTATTGGGGCAAGGCTAGATGAGCATAAGGAGAATGTCAATGGTGCTGTGAATGTAGATGGGCATGGAACTGTGACAAATAACCTGGTTGTGGAGCAAAAGAAAGATGACGGAAATTCGGGACAACAAGATGCTACTAATGTGTATACGGATGGGGACGATTCTGGGGACGCAGGCATATGGCATCTGTCTCAGAAAATCAAATGTGGACTGCGGGATAATCCTGGTTATG TGCCCCTTATACTCTATGGTTTGCAACACTATTTATCTTTGGCCGGTTCTCTTATTTTCATTCCTGTTATCATTGTACCTGCAATGGGTGGTACTGAT AGGGATACTGCCACAGTAATTTCCACAATGTTGCTACTGTCTGGCATCACAACAATATTGCACACTTATTTTGGTACTCGGCTTCCATTGGTTCAAGGGAGTTCTTTTGTTTATTTGGCTCCTGCATTAGTGATAATGAATTCACGAGAGTTCCGGAACCTCACTGAAAAT AGATTCAGGCACATTATGAAGGAATTACAAGGAGCTATAATTGTTGGTTCAATATTCCAGTGCATATTGGGTTTCAGTGGATTGGTGTCTCTACTCTTAAG GTATATAAACCCTATTGTGGTTGCACCTACAATAGCTTCAGTGGGTTTAGCGTTCTTTAGCTATGGCTTCCCTCAAGCAGCTGCCTGTGTGGAAATAAGTCTTCCGGAGATCCTATTAGTTCTTATTTTTACCTTG TACCTTAGAGGAATATCTGTATTTGGCCACAGAATTTTTCGCATATATGCA GTTCCCCTAAGTGTTGTGATTATTTGGGCTTATGCATTTTTTTTGACGGCTGGCGGGGCTTATAACTATAAAGGCTGTAGTCCTAACATACCTAGTTCCAACATCCTCAAAGATGCTTGTGTTAAGCATGCATATACCATGAAGCACTGTAGGACAGATGTATCTGATGCAATGAGGACTGCTGCATGGGTCAGGATCCCATACCCTTTGCAATGGGGTATTCCTATCTTCCGATTACGAACCTCGATCATAATGCTTGCCGTTTCACTTGTTGCATCAATTGACTCG ATtgggacttatcacactgcatCTATTCGAATAAATGCGGAGCCTCCTACACCTGGTGTTGTCAGCAGAGGAATTGGGTTAGAAGGTTTTTGCAGTTTATTGGCCGGCCTTTGGGGCTCAGGGACTGGGTCAACCACCTTAACAGAGAATGTGCATGCCGTTGACATTACTAAGGTTGGAAGCAGAAAGGTCGTGGAGATTGGAGCAATTTTCCTTATCCTTTTCTCATTTATCG GTAAAGTGGGTGCTCTTCTTGCTTCGATACCACAAGCTTTAGCTGCTGCTGTCCTGTGCTTCATATGGGCTCTGGTGGTGGCATTAGGTCTCTCGGCACTGCAATATACTCAAGCGGCTAGTTTTAGAAACATAACTATTGTTGGTGTTTCCTTGTTCCTTGGTTTGTCCATCCCAGTATATTTTCAACAGTACCTTCCGGAATCCAGTATTATTCTGCCGAGTTATCTCATCCCTTATTCAGCAGCTTCTGATGGACCCGTCCACAGCGGTAGTAAAGAA TTCGATTTTGCTGTCAATGCCCTCTTGTCTATGAACATGGTGGTGACATTCTTGATTGCATTTCTACTGGACAACACAGTCCCGGGTAGCCGACAGGAACGAGGAGTCTACATATGGTCAAACACAGAAAATGTCACGACAGATCCATCTTCACTTTCGGATTATGAACTTCCAAGTAAACTTTCTCGCTGTTTCCGCTGGGCCAAATGTTTTGGTGTTCAGTGA
- the LOC142527822 gene encoding AP2-like ethylene-responsive transcription factor AIL7 → MAGESTNWLSFSLSSAPMESRLESAMKMAAFQASSLDDSRLYYPFADNPYPYDYFAGCPSDCKPQTMLKNHQIKENDSSIFTSLLDLSQVHQSMQQQPKLEDFFAGGDSAETQDSSSLTHIYDHHLTSNACANVRNGEERDLKIVAGFQAFSTKSSSEVDDSAFTQSPVESEFVAYSQIPIKDTEKNSEGAIVVNPESCKKIGETFGQRTSIYRGVTKHRWTGRYEAHLWDNSCRREGQARKGRQVYLGGYDKEEKAARAYDLAALKYWGSTATTNFPISNYYKELEEMKHVTKQEFIASLRRKSSGFSRGASIYRGVTRHHQQGRWQARIGRVAGNKDLYLGTFATEEEAAEAYDIAAIKFRGANAVTNFEMSRYDIEAIGNSSLPIGGTSKRLKLSLEGEEQLPPAVPSSTLRAPSRNSLSFPSASTPCEVPFNTITTPYDHHNLFHHFTNPNASDSIATISPIPYFDWPHHPYY, encoded by the exons ATGGCAGGAGAAAGCACAAACTGGCTTTCATTCTCGCTGTCATCAGCTCCAATGGAATCCCGGCTCGAATCCGCCATGAAAATGGCAGCGTTTCAAGCTTCTTCTCTGGATGATTCTCGCCTTTACTACCCTTTTGCAGATAATCCTTATCCCtatg ATTACTTTGCAGGGTGCCCCAGCGATTGTAAACCCCAAACCATGTTAAAAAACCACCAGATTAAGGAGAACGATTCCTCCATTTTCACCAGTTTGTTGGATTTATCGCAAGTGCATCAAAGCATGCAGCAGCAGCCCAAGCTGGAGGACTTTTTCGCCGGCGGCGACTCTGCCGAGACTCAAGACTCGTCCTCCTTAACACACATTTATGACCACCACCTGACCAGCAACGCCTGCGCCAACGTCAGAAATGGAGAGGAGCGAGATCTGAAGATCGTTGCTGGCTTTCAAGCTTTTTCGACAAAGTCGAGCTCGGAGGTGGATGACTCGGCGTTTACTCAGTCGCCGGTGGAGTCGGAATTCGTGGCTTACTCTCAGATTCCCATTAAAGATACCGAGAAGAACAGCGAAGGCGCCATTGTTGTCAACCCTGAGAGTTGCAAGAAAATTGGCGAAACTTTTGGTCAAAGAACATCCATTTACAGAGGCGTCACCAA ACATCGATGGACTGGGAGATACGAGGCGCATCTGTGGGATAACAGCTGCAGAAGGGAAGGCCAAGCCAGGAAAGGGCGTCAAG TCTACTTGG GTGGTTACGACAAGGAAGAAAAGGCTGCAAGAGCATATGATTTGGCTGCTCTCAAGTACTGGGGCTCTACCGCCACCACCAACTTCCCG ATCTCAAACTACTACAAAGAGTTGGAGGAAATGAAGCATGTTACTAAACAAGAATTCATTGCTTCACTTAGAAG GAAAAGCAGTGGTTTCTCACGAGGTGCATCGATCTATCGGGGCGTGACCAG GCATCATCAGCAAGGTCGATGGCAAGCAAGGATTGGTCGTGTCGCTGGGAACAAAGATCTGTATCTCGGAACATTTG CCACTGAAGAGGAAGCAGCGGAGGCATATGACATCGCTGCGATAAAATTTCGAGGAGCAAACGCAGTAACCAATTTTGAGATGAGCCGTTATGACATTGAAGCCATTGGTAACAGCTCTCTCCCCATCGGCGGGACTTCAAAGAGGTTAAAACTCTCTCTTGAAGGCGAAGAACAGCTCCCACCCGCAGTCCCGAGCTCCACCCTCCGAGCCCCATCCAGGAACAGCCTTAGTTTTCCTTCTGCCAGTACCCCTTGTGAAGTGCCTTTCAACACCATAACGACACCATATGATCATCACAATCTCTTCCATCACTTCACTAATCCGAATGCGTCTGACTCCATCGCAACTATATCTCCGATACCATACTTCGATTGGCCTCATCACCCATATTACTGA
- the LOC142527899 gene encoding receptor-like cytosolic serine/threonine-protein kinase RBK1, translating to MDMQGDEVPSEIHVKKLVSEDTATNMEENPETESSEHSNNDGNEEQKGKNQGPESSETEAKNEEIEEHSSPRGVLEIPISGSDSDNGSTMDRSSSFGREKSSGVLVELSYGNLHWKKLFNQIKKGSLKKFPTISLLGGHGYGFGFDLTRKKMTRKKIGRKSSQEDAIDCGDIVMPKPSWRNFSFEELKQATDNFSSDKLIGKGGHAEVYKGCLSEGQVVAVKKIIKEKKKDEERVGDFLSELGIIAHIDHRNAAKLVGFSADNGLHLVLQFSPHGSLATVLHGSEDCLEWKIRCKVAIGIAEGLQYLHYNCQRRIIHRDITASNILLSEDFEAQISDFGLAKWLPENWVHHVVSPIEGTFGYMAPEYFMHGIIHEKTDVFAFGVLLLELITGRRAVDSCRQSLVMWAKPHLEKNNVKELADPRLGSDYDIIEMKRAIFVASTCIHHSPDLRPNMKRVVQLLRGDHETVEMKQKSMGGRALLVDACDLEDYTCTTYLKDLNRHMELVME from the exons ATGGATATGCAAG GGGATGAAGTTCCATCCGAAATCCATGTGAAAAAACTGGTTTCTGAAGATACTGCCACGAATATGGAAGAAAACCCAGAAACAGAATCATCAGAACACAGCAATAACGATGGAAATGAAGAACAGAAGGGGAAAAATCAGGGGCCGGAGTCTTCTGAAACTGAGGCGAAGAACGAAGAAATCGAGGAGCATTCGTCTCCGAGGGGTGTTTTGGAGATTCCCATCTCGGGTTCGGACTCGGATAATGGTAGCACCATGGATAGGAGCAGCAGTTTTGGGAGAGAGAAATCATCTGGAGTGTTAGTGGAATTGAGTTATGGGAATCTGCATTGGAAGAAACTGTTCAATCAGATAAAGAAAGGTTCATTGAAGAAATTTCCCACCATTTCATTGCTCGGCGGGCACGGTTACGGGTTTGGATTCGACCTGACGAGGAAGAAGATGACGAGGAAGAAAATAGGGAGGAAGAGTAGTCAAGAGGACGCCATTGATTGTGGAGACATCGTGATGCCTAAGCCATCTTGGAGAAATTTTAGCTTTGAAGAGCTTAAGCAGGCCACTGATAATTTTAGCTCTG ATAAGCTGATTGGGAAAGGAGGACACGCAGAAGTGTACAAAGGGTGTCTATCAGAAGGTCAAGTTGTGGCTGTAAAAAAGATaataaaggaaaaaaagaaagatgaagAAAGAGTTGGGGACTTCTTGTCTGAGCTCGGGATCATTGCTCACATTGATCATAGAAATGCTGCTAAACTAGTCGGCTTTAGCGCTGATAACGGCTTGCACTTAGTCCTCCAGTTTTCTCCCCATGGCAGCCTCGCCACCGTACTACATG GTTCTGAAGATTGTTTGGAATGGAAAATAAGGTGTAAGGTGGCTATCGGCATTGCTGAGGGATTGCAGTATCTGCATTATAACTGTCAAAGGCGTATAATTCACAGGGATATAACAGCCTCAAACATTTTACTCTCTGAAGATTTCGAAGCTCAG ATATCTGATTTTGGACTAGCAAAATGGCTTCCTGAGAACTGGGTTCATCATGTCGTTTCTCCAATCGAAGGAACTTTTGG ATACATGGCTCCTGAATATTTCATGCATGgaataattcatgaaaaaacTGATGTATTCGCCTTTGGAGTTCTGCTGCTTGAACTGATAACAGGTCGTCGAGCAGTAGATTCTTGTAGACAAAGCCTTGTCATGTGG GCAAAACCTCATCTGGAGAAGAACAATGTCAAAGAACTAGCAGATCCTCGGTTAGGTTCTGATTACGACATTATAGAAATGAAACGTGCCATATTTGTAGCTTCAACGTGCATTCATCACTCGCCGGACTTACGTCCCAATATGAAACGG GTTGTTCAGCTGTTAAGAGGTGACCATGAAACGGTGGAAATGAAGCAAAAATCCATGGGAGGAAGAGCACTACTTGTGGATGCTTGTGACTTGGAGGACTATACTTGTACTACGTACTTAAAAGACTTGAATCGACATATGGAACTAGTTATGGAATAA